A genomic window from Synechococcus sp. CBW1107 includes:
- a CDS encoding CO2 hydration protein: MTVLTPRPTVLPPSTHPFAEVVQRLEAGGSMLPDTPENLTQIIGIYKAYAVPMDFYWRDLLYIAERVFLNPLPAFKYFPSQEYLDLPNSYAGESADLRIWRGEAGAHPELLAFMEKGETRRMPKLLHHLWHDRINMEFAEACMDAMFWHQGMGGRFYDYLESDTYKANADRAIKAYFKGNPLMLGLHKLFPEMFLEQVRKLSYYANLGLFWEVMAPVFFEMSDIYDEGGFAGVPDAMNFLVNGIFAVAGRPIYHHVYINGECLEIIPKSEGFTWLYEAALPYVEAVFYRTAPFRGTKSYNAQAGQVPADQADFHYGILYADVFPVGSAGIPPTLLMQDMVHFLPPYLKEIYLKHRRGEEDQLIQLGITFQRSMYNVTSAVIQALRAALFYPLDDPDPEHLMANRRFFESQMDRFLKPEARLRDVQGQDYR; this comes from the coding sequence ATGACGGTGCTGACCCCCAGGCCCACAGTCCTTCCCCCTTCCACCCACCCTTTTGCCGAAGTGGTGCAGAGGCTGGAAGCGGGCGGCTCGATGCTGCCGGACACTCCTGAGAACCTCACTCAGATCATCGGCATCTACAAGGCCTATGCCGTGCCGATGGATTTCTACTGGCGAGATCTGCTGTACATCGCCGAGCGGGTGTTCCTGAACCCCCTGCCGGCGTTCAAGTATTTCCCCAGTCAGGAGTATCTCGATCTTCCCAATTCCTATGCCGGAGAGAGTGCCGATCTGCGCATCTGGCGTGGCGAGGCCGGAGCCCACCCCGAGCTGCTGGCCTTCATGGAGAAGGGCGAGACACGGCGGATGCCCAAGCTGCTCCACCACCTCTGGCACGACCGCATCAACATGGAGTTTGCGGAGGCCTGCATGGATGCCATGTTCTGGCACCAGGGCATGGGCGGTCGCTTCTACGACTACCTGGAGAGCGACACCTACAAAGCCAATGCTGATCGGGCGATCAAGGCCTATTTCAAGGGCAATCCACTGATGCTGGGTCTGCACAAGCTGTTTCCCGAGATGTTCCTGGAGCAGGTGCGCAAGCTCAGTTACTACGCCAACCTCGGCCTGTTCTGGGAGGTGATGGCCCCGGTCTTCTTCGAGATGAGTGACATCTATGACGAAGGGGGCTTCGCTGGAGTTCCCGATGCCATGAACTTCCTGGTGAACGGCATCTTCGCTGTCGCTGGCCGCCCCATCTATCACCACGTTTATATCAACGGCGAGTGTCTCGAGATCATTCCAAAATCAGAAGGCTTCACCTGGCTCTACGAAGCAGCCCTGCCCTATGTGGAGGCAGTCTTTTATCGTACGGCGCCATTTCGAGGCACCAAATCTTATAATGCTCAAGCGGGCCAGGTGCCCGCCGATCAGGCGGATTTCCACTATGGCATTCTCTATGCCGATGTGTTTCCTGTGGGTTCAGCCGGAATTCCACCCACTTTGCTGATGCAGGACATGGTGCATTTCCTGCCCCCCTACCTCAAGGAGATCTACCTCAAGCACCGCCGCGGCGAAGAGGATCAGCTGATTCAGCTGGGCATCACCTTCCAGCGCTCGATGTACAACGTGACCTCGGCGGTGATCCAGGCCCTCAGGGCCGCCCTGTTCTATCCCCTGGATGATCCCGATCCGGAACATCTCATGGCCAACCGCCGCTTCTTTGAAAGCCAGATGGATCGCTTCCTCAAGCCCGAAGCACGCCTCCGCGACGTGCAGGGACAGGATTACCGCTGA
- a CDS encoding fasciclin domain-containing protein: MPDILDTARAAGCFQTLLAAVEAGGLLEALSSPGPFTVFAPVDDAFAALPAGTVQTLVQNPPQLARILKYHVLSGQYTREQLISQPEWTTLEGATLPIRRADPFEVKNASVHAADVVCDNGIVHVINRVMLPG, encoded by the coding sequence GTGCCAGACATTCTCGACACCGCCCGCGCGGCCGGCTGTTTCCAGACCTTGCTGGCGGCCGTTGAGGCCGGAGGGTTGCTGGAGGCTCTCTCCAGCCCGGGGCCCTTCACCGTGTTCGCCCCCGTCGACGACGCCTTCGCCGCCCTGCCGGCCGGTACCGTTCAGACCCTGGTCCAGAATCCCCCGCAACTGGCGCGGATCCTCAAATATCACGTGCTCTCGGGCCAGTACACCCGCGAGCAGCTGATCAGTCAGCCGGAGTGGACCACCCTGGAGGGGGCAACCCTGCCGATCCGCCGCGCCGATCCATTCGAAGTCAAAAATGCCAGCGTCCATGCGGCCGATGTGGTCTGCGACAACGGCATCGTGCATGTGATCAACCGGGTGATGCTGCCAGGCTGA
- a CDS encoding P-II family nitrogen regulator, which produces MKKVEAIIRPIKLDDVKTALVDAGIIGMTITDCRGFGRQKGQVETYRGAEFTVEFINKVKVEVVVDDDKVDAAIDAIAGPSRTGEIGDGKIFVTAVEKAVRIRTSETGAIAL; this is translated from the coding sequence ATGAAAAAGGTTGAAGCCATCATTCGCCCAATCAAGCTTGACGATGTCAAAACAGCTCTCGTCGATGCGGGCATCATTGGCATGACGATCACGGATTGCCGGGGCTTCGGTCGCCAGAAGGGTCAGGTGGAGACGTATCGCGGCGCCGAATTCACCGTCGAGTTCATCAACAAGGTGAAGGTGGAGGTCGTGGTCGACGACGACAAGGTGGATGCCGCCATCGATGCGATTGCCGGTCCCTCGCGCACCGGTGAAATCGGAGACGGCAAGATCTTCGTGACGGCCGTCGAGAAGGCCGTGCGCATCCGCACCTCGGAAACGGGCGCCATCGCCCTCTGA
- a CDS encoding GAP family protein, with protein MAPLVPSLDLLGPAPHLSSAALFGQSSLFGFGIAFSPLHIAVVVLLLLGTFPLRRALAFVSGWASANGLAVVVLMVVGDNLSLAVNHGERGQVMIDLAGAAVLMALGVYQLTPAAAIGEQGMAMRLMRQLPDFSTPMLVLIGAASALVTPENLVFYLKEAGLLLINQPGTSTDLELTGVFVAVASSLLLLPPLAWIATGGRIRDPLSRLEDWMEHHGEWLVGVLALLISAYLIWEGLHGLWLLQGAAPL; from the coding sequence TTGGCGCCCCTCGTGCCCAGCCTTGATCTGCTCGGCCCCGCTCCGCACCTGAGCTCCGCAGCACTCTTCGGTCAGTCCTCACTCTTCGGTTTCGGCATCGCCTTCAGTCCACTTCACATTGCCGTGGTGGTTCTTCTCCTCCTGGGGACATTCCCCCTGAGGCGTGCCCTGGCCTTCGTCAGCGGTTGGGCCAGTGCCAATGGCCTGGCGGTCGTGGTCCTGATGGTGGTGGGCGACAACCTGTCCCTGGCCGTCAACCACGGAGAACGCGGGCAGGTGATGATCGACCTTGCCGGCGCTGCCGTGTTGATGGCTCTAGGCGTCTATCAACTCACCCCGGCCGCCGCCATCGGCGAGCAGGGCATGGCGATGCGTCTGATGCGTCAACTGCCCGACTTCAGCACACCGATGCTTGTGCTGATCGGGGCGGCCAGTGCCTTGGTCACGCCGGAGAATCTGGTCTTCTATCTCAAGGAAGCCGGCTTGCTGTTGATCAACCAGCCAGGAACGAGTACGGATCTCGAGCTCACCGGTGTGTTCGTGGCGGTGGCCAGCTCCCTGTTGCTCCTGCCTCCCCTGGCCTGGATCGCCACAGGCGGCCGAATCAGAGACCCCCTCAGCCGGCTGGAGGACTGGATGGAGCACCACGGTGAGTGGCTGGTCGGGGTGCTGGCCCTGCTGATCAGTGCCTATCTGATCTGGGAAGGGCTCCATGGACTCTGGCTGCTGCAGGGAGCAGCTCCGCTCTGA
- the chrA gene encoding chromate efflux transporter has protein sequence MPAALPARTDLASQAAPPLSLGATARYWLRLGLISFGGPAGQVALMHAELVERRRWLSERRFLHALNYAMVLPGPEAQQLATYIGWLMHGIPGGLVAGGLFILPSLLLLILLSAIYAVWGSLPLLSSVFMVLKPAVTAIVAQAAWRIGRRTLHTPALLAIALLAFLGLAVLKLPFPLLLALAALTGGLGCRFWPRAFVADGGHRRHGSPESDSTDVPGAQASNNIGTAQAFLHGDDTLAPAHARLDRRRALRVLLAGLMAVVVPLALLSAIGGWDGLLATMARFFSRVAVLSFGGAYAVLPYVAQGAVEQHGWLGADQMIDGLALGESTPGPLIMVVTFVGFMAGWTSAVNAAQPEVAALSLATAAALTVTWFTFLPSFLFILVGGPFVEASRADHRLQGPLTAITAAVVGVIANLAVFFAGHVLWPQGAGGPFKAWALALMLLGAWLLIARRWPVLRLIAAAAAVGALTTPLGG, from the coding sequence ATGCCAGCCGCTTTGCCAGCCAGGACTGATCTCGCCAGCCAGGCAGCGCCACCGTTGTCGCTGGGGGCAACGGCCCGCTACTGGCTGAGGCTGGGGCTGATCAGCTTCGGTGGACCGGCCGGCCAGGTGGCGCTGATGCACGCGGAGCTGGTGGAGCGCCGCCGCTGGCTCTCGGAGAGGCGCTTCCTGCACGCTCTCAACTACGCCATGGTGCTGCCCGGCCCGGAAGCCCAGCAGCTGGCGACGTACATCGGCTGGCTGATGCATGGCATCCCCGGGGGTCTGGTGGCCGGCGGACTGTTCATCCTTCCCTCCCTGCTGCTGCTGATCCTGCTCTCGGCCATCTATGCCGTCTGGGGCAGCCTGCCGTTGCTGTCGTCCGTGTTCATGGTCCTGAAACCGGCGGTGACGGCGATCGTGGCCCAGGCGGCGTGGCGAATCGGCCGCCGCACCCTGCACACCCCAGCCCTTCTGGCCATCGCGCTGCTGGCCTTTCTGGGGCTGGCTGTGCTGAAGCTGCCTTTTCCACTGCTGCTGGCTCTGGCAGCCCTGACCGGTGGCCTTGGCTGCCGCTTCTGGCCCAGGGCCTTTGTCGCTGATGGCGGGCACAGGCGCCATGGTTCGCCAGAAAGCGACTCCACAGACGTCCCCGGGGCCCAGGCCAGCAACAACATCGGCACCGCACAGGCCTTCCTGCATGGGGATGACACCCTGGCACCGGCCCACGCTCGCCTGGATCGCCGCCGGGCCCTGCGCGTGCTCCTGGCAGGACTGATGGCCGTGGTGGTTCCTCTCGCCCTGCTCAGTGCGATCGGTGGCTGGGACGGGCTGCTTGCCACCATGGCCCGCTTCTTCAGTCGGGTGGCGGTGCTCAGTTTCGGCGGCGCCTATGCCGTGCTCCCATACGTCGCTCAGGGAGCGGTGGAGCAGCACGGCTGGCTGGGAGCCGATCAGATGATCGACGGTCTGGCCCTGGGGGAATCCACGCCCGGGCCCCTGATCATGGTGGTCACCTTTGTGGGCTTCATGGCTGGCTGGACCAGCGCCGTGAACGCTGCGCAACCGGAGGTGGCCGCTCTGTCGCTGGCCACCGCAGCAGCCCTCACAGTCACCTGGTTCACCTTTCTGCCCTCCTTCCTGTTCATCCTGGTGGGCGGCCCGTTCGTGGAGGCCAGTCGTGCTGACCATCGCCTGCAGGGGCCACTCACGGCGATCACCGCAGCGGTGGTGGGGGTGATCGCCAACCTGGCGGTGTTCTTCGCGGGCCATGTGCTCTGGCCGCAGGGGGCCGGTGGACCCTTCAAGGCCTGGGCCCTCGCGTTGATGCTGCTGGGGGCCTGGCTGCTGATCGCCCGCCGCTGGCCCGTGCTCAGGCTGATCGCGGCTGCGGCTGCTGTGGGAGCTCTGACCACACCCCTGGGAGGCTGA